The following coding sequences are from one Salvia hispanica cultivar TCC Black 2014 chromosome 3, UniMelb_Shisp_WGS_1.0, whole genome shotgun sequence window:
- the LOC125211785 gene encoding TATA-binding protein-associated factor BTAF1 isoform X1, translated as MAQQSSRLHRLLTLVDTGSTQATRFSAARQIGEIAKSHPQDLNALLSKVSQYLRSKKWDTRVAAAHAIGAIAENVKHTSVTELSSSVDAKMLEAGISATFDDVVALPNWHSRTGAGTSFGSFDLNKVLEFGALVASGGQEYDIASDNCKNPKERLARQKQNLKRRLGLDVCEEFMDVNDVIRDEDLIEQKVAYPGNGTAFQYFSSQRSHNIQKFVTTMVPTSRSRRPSARELNLLKRKAKINSKDQSKGWSKDGDTEVTPSHDMVSPKSIPVDTSSSYKQLTDVISDEESFEIDGDGGWPFQTFVEQLLVDMFDPVWEVRHGSIMALREILTYQGANAGILMPEVSRHSLPVSNMKVENDDTTIKREREIDLNLQVPLDESEPILKKPKIEDAAFPISESSTADIEVCMKVDEEGLIVMPGSTGEVDINFMKVESQSVINDATEVKESTEDNESLEKMNILKNLTQNSGLLNFVKDARNSWLRNCEFLQDCAIRFLCVLSLDRFGDYVSDQVVAPVRETCAQALGAVLKYMPPTLVRETLNILLQMQRRPEWEIRHGSLLGIKYLVAVRQELLHDLLGSVLPACRTGLEDPDDDVRAVAAEALIPTSAALASIKGPVLHCIIMLLWDILLDLDDLSPSTSSVMNLLAEIYSQEEMIPKTFGTLGSKEKPELDLNEIDLTDDLEEGMGSLENPYMLSTLAPRLWPFMRHSITSVRLSAIRTLERLLEAGYRRSITDESSSIWPSFIVGDTLRIVFQNLLLESNEEILLCSERVWNLLTKCAVEDLENAVKLYFSSWIELATTPYGSLLDATKMFWPVALPRKSHVKAAAKIRAAMLESENQKNKALESTESMSLERNGVASADSTKIVVGADLDISVTCTRVLTAAALGLMASKLNGLSLQHIFEPLWQGLSSLSGVQRQVVSMVLISWFKELNDISKADEVIAGISSKFRTCLLDLLTCSNPAYPTKDSLLPYAELSRTYSKMRNEASQLYTATEASGLYSDILSSIEVDIESLTADDALSFASKLAFTGNGISEVESDGRNLFEELESLKQKLLTTSGYLKCVQNNLHLTVSALLAAAVVWMSELPGKLNPIILPIMSSIKREQEEILQNKAAESLAELIYHCIGRKPSPNDKLIKNLCTFACMDPCETPQAVALSSVGSIEDHDLLASGSSSGKHRSKVNMLPAGEDRSKVEGFISRRGSELALKYLCIKFGDSLFDKLPKIWHCLVEVLKPCNHECLTPEDEKLIDQSINSVNDPQILINNIQVVRSIAPSLEATLRQKMLTLLPCIFRCVRHTHIAIRLAASRCITAMAKSMTLDVMGPFIENVVPMLGDMSSVHARQGAGMLVSLLVHGLGLELVPYAPLLVVPLLRCMGDCDHSVRQTVTHSFATLVPLLPLARGVSPPVGLTDRMSKNKEDAQFLEQLVDNSHIEDYKLPFELKVTLRRYQQEGINWLAFLRRFNLHGILCDDMGLGKTLQSSAIVVSDIAEHVAANKDEDLPPSLIICPSTLVGHWVYEIEKFIDPSLLTTLQYIGSAQERSSLRPQFSKHNAIVTSYDVVRKDIDHLKQFLWNYCVLDEGHIIKNSKSKVTVAVKQIMAKHRLILSGTPIQNNVLDLWSLFDFLMPGFLGTERQFQATYGKPLLAARDPKCSAKDAEGGILAMEALHKQVMPFLLRRTKAEVLSDLPEKIIQDRYCDLSPVQLKLYEQFSGSHVRKEISNIVTENEDAAPAPKASSHVFQALQYLLKLCSHPLLVVGERIPESLLPVLSELVPANSDIASELHKLYHSPKLVALQEIMEECGIGVDASNSEGAISVGQHRVLIFAQHKALLDIIEKDLFQTHMKNVTYLRLDGSVEPEKRFEIVKAFNSDPTIDALLLTTHVGGLGLNLTSADTLVFMEHDWNPMRDHQAMDRAHRLGQRKVVNVHRLIMRGTLEEKVMSLQKFKVSVANTVINADNASMNTMNTDQLLDLFTSAEGQKGTRASKSSKAGADEAKMPGRGKGLKSILGGLEELWDQSQYTEEYNLNQFLAKLNG; from the exons ATGGCTCAGCAGTCGTCGCGGCTTCATCGGCTGCTCACTTTGGTAGACA CGGGTTCAACCCAGGCTACAAGGTTTTCTGCAGCAAGGCAGATAGGGGAAATTGCCAAATCACATCCTCAGGACCTGAATGCTCTTTTGAGTAAG GTGTCACAGTATCTACGTAGTAAAAAGTGGGATACCAGGGTTGCAGCTGCACATGCCATAGGGGCTATTGCAGAGAATGTCAAACATACATCTGTGACTGAACTTTCCAGCTCTGTTGATGCAAAAATGTTGGAAGCTGGGATATCTGCCACCTTTGATGATGTGGTGGCTTTGCCCAACTGGCATTCTAGAACTGGAGCTGGCACTTCTTTTGGAag TTTTGATCTTAACAAAGTGTTGGAGTTTGGGGCTTTGGTGGCGTCTGGGGGCCAG GAATATGATATTGCAAGTGACAATTGCAAGAACCCAAAGGAACGACTGGCTCGgcaaaaacaaaatcttaaGCGTCGGTTGG GTCTAGACGTCTGTGAGGAGTTCATGGATGTTAATGATGTCATAAGAGACGAGGACCTTATTGAGCAAAAAGTTGCGTACCCTGGGAATGGTACTGCGTTTCAGTATTTCTCCTCACAACGCTCACATAACATCCAAAAATTTGTGACAACCATGGTGCCCACATCCAGATCCAGAAGGCCCAGTGCAAGGGAATTAAATCTCTTGAAACGGAAAgccaaaattaattcaaaagaCCAGTCAAAAGGATGGTCGAAAGACGGGGATACAGAGGTGACACCTTCACATGATATGGTATCACCAAAGAGCATTCCTGTTGACACGTCAAGCTCATATAAG CAACTTACAGATGTAATCTCTGATGAGGAGAGTTTTGAAATCGATGGAGATGGGGGTTGGCCTTTCCAAACTTTTGTCGAACAACTCCTTGTGGATATGTTTGATCCTG TTTGGGAGGTTCGCCATGGTAGTATTATGGCTCTTAGGGAGATATTAACCTATCAAGGAGCGAATGCGGGGATCCTTATGCCTGAAGTGAGCCGCCATAGTTTGCCTGTTTCTAATATGAAAGTTGAAAATGATGACACTACAATAAAACGGGAGAGggaaattgatttgaatttacaAGTTCCTCTTGATGAATCGGAACCAATTTTGAAGAaaccaaaaattgaagatGCAGCATTCCCTATTAGTGAATCCAGTACTGCAGATATAGAGGTCTGTATGAAGGTTGATGAAGAAGGTCTGATTGTAATGCCAGGTTCAACTGGAGAagttgatattaattttatgaaggTGGAATCTCAATCTGTTATTAATGATGCTACTGAGGTGAAGGAATCTACAGAAGACAATGAAtcattggagaagatgaatatATTGAAGAATCTTACTCAAAACTCTGGACTCTTGAACTTTGTTAAAGATGCCAGGAATTCATGGCTGAGAAATTGTGAATTTCTGCAAGATTGTGCAATTCGTTTCTTGTGTGTGTTGTCATTGGACAG GTTTGGTGATTATGTCTCTGATCAAGTTGTCGCGCCAGTTAGGGAAACTTGTGCTCAGGCTTTAGGTGCTGTGCTCAAATACATGCCTCCAACATTAGTTAGAGAAACACTGAACATTTTATTGCAAATGCAG CGTAGACCAGAGTGGGAGATTCGTCATGGGAGTCTTTTGGGCATTAAATATTTAGTTGCAGTTCGACAG GAGTTGCTACATGATTTACTGGGGTCTGTTCTTCCTGCTTGTAGAACTGGGCTTGAAGATCCTGATGATGATGTGAGAGCTGTTGCAGCAGAGGCTCTAATACCAACTTCTGCTGCTCTTGCTTCGATCAAGGGCCCAGTATTGCATTGTATTATTATGCTGCTATGGGACATATTGCTTGACCTGGATGATTTGAGTCCTTCGACTAGCAG TGTAATGAATCTATTAGCAGAAATTTATTCTCAGGAGGAGATGATTCCAAAGACTTTTGGTACGTTGGGCTCTAAAGAGAAACCAGAGCTTGACCTAAATGAAATTGATCTGACAGATGATCTAGAAGAAGGAATGGGTTCTCTAGAGAACCCTTATATGCTATCAACTCTGGCTCCACGGTTATGGCCCTTTATGAGGCACAGCATCACTTCTGTTCGCTTATCAGCCATCCGTACCCTG GAACGCTTGCTTGAAGCTGGCTATAGGAGGAGCATTACTGATGAGTCTAGCTCAATTTGGCCTTCTTTCATAGTTGGTGATACCCTTAGGATTGTTTTCCAGAACCTGCTTCTTGAATCAAATGAGGAGATTCTACTGTGCTCTGAGAGGGTCTGGAATCTCTTAACTAAA TGTGCGGTGGAAGACTTAGAAAATGCTGTCAAATTGTATTTCTCTTCATGGATTGAGCTTGCTACCACTCCATATGGCTCTCTGTTGGATGCAACGAAAATGTTCTGGCCTGTAGCTCTGCCGCGTAAAAGCCATGTCAAAGCTGCAGCTAAAATTAGAGCAGCAATGTTGGAGAGtgaaaatcagaaaaataaGGCCTTAGAATCCACAGAAAGCATGTCTTTAGAGAGAAATGGGGTTGCTTCTGCTGATTCAACTAAAATAGTTGTTGGTGCAGATTTGGATATTTCGGTGACTTGTACACGAGTGCTTACAGCAGCAGCTCTCGGTTTAATGGCTTCTAAGTTAAATGGTCTGTCTTTGCAGCACATATTTGAACCACTTTGGCAGGGGTTGAGTTCATTATCAGGAGTTCAGAGGCAG GTGGTTTCTATGGTCCTTATATCTTGGTTCAAAGAATTAAACGACATTTCCAAGGCTGATGAGGTTATTGCTGGGATTTCAAGTAAATTTAGGACGTGTTTACTGGATTTATTAACTTGCAGTAACCCAGCATATCCTACAAAAGATTCTCTCCTACCTTATGCTGAACTCTCTAGAACATATAGTAAGATGCGCAATGAGGCAAGTCAATTGTATACTGCTACAGAAGCATCTGGCTTGTACAGTGATATCTTGTCATCTATAGAAGTGGACATTGAGAGTTTAACTGCAGATGATGCTTTGAGTTTTGCATCAAAACTTGCATTTACGGGTAATGGTATTTCTGAAGTCGAATCTGATGGACGGAATCTATTTGAGGAGTTGGAGTCTCTAAAGCAGAAACTATTAACTACTTCTGGATATCTCAAATGTGTCCAG AATAATTTGCATCTCACTGTCTCAGCTTTGCTAGCAGCTGCAGTTGTTTGGATGTCAGAGCTTCCAGGGAAACTCAATCCAATCATACTGCCTATAATGTCTTCCATCAAAAGAGAACAG GAGGAGATACTTCAAAATAAGGCCGCTGAATCATTAGCAGAGCTTATTTATCACTGCATCGGACGCAAACCCAGTCCAAATGACAAgctaattaagaatttatgtACTTTTGCATGCATGGATCCTTGTGAAACTCCCCAGGCAGTAGCTCTTAGTTCTGTTGGGTCAATTGAAGACCATGATCTATTAGCCTCTGGGAGTAGTAGTGGTAAGCATAGATCAAAAGTTAATATGCTCCCTGCTGGGGAAGACCGGTCGAAAGTAGAAGGTTTCATTAGCAGACGGGGGTCTGAACTTgcattgaaatatttatgcaTAAAGTTTGGTGATTCTTTGTTTGACAAACTACCTAAGATCTGGCATTGCCTTGTTGAGGTCCTCAAACCTTGTAATCATGAATGCCTGACTCCAGAAGATGAGAAGCTGATTGATCAGTCTATTAATTCTGTCAACGATCCTCAGATTCTGATTAACAATATCCAA GTGGTTCGTTCTATTGCTCCTTCCCTGGAGGCAACACTCAGGCAGAAAATGCTAACTCTCTTGCCATGTATTTTCAGATGTGTCAGACATACTCATATTGCTATAAGATTAGCTGCTTCAAGATGTATCACAGCAATGGCTAAGTCAATGACTTTGGATGTCATGGGGCCATTTATTGAGAATGTTGTTCCAATGTTAGGCGATATGTCATCTGTGCATGCCAGACAAGGGGCTGGCATGCTTGTTAGTTTGCTAGTACATGGGTTGGGTTTGGAACTGGTCCCATATGCTCCTTTGTTGGTTGTCCCTCTTTTGCGGTGCATGGGTGACTGTGATCACTCGGTTAGACAGACTGTAACACATAGTTTTGCTACCCTGGTGCCACTTCTTCCACTAGCACGTGGTGTGTCTCCACCTGTTGGCTTGACTGACCGTATGTCTAAAAATAAGGAGGATGCACAATTTCTAGAGCAGCTAGTTGACAATTCTCATATTGAAGACTACAAACTCCCATTTGAGCTAAAAGTGACCCTTCGGAG GTATCAACAAGAAGGTATAAACTGGCTAGCATTTTTAAGACGGTTCAATCTTCATGGAATCTTATGTGATGATATGGGCCTCGGTAAGACCCTTCAGTCATCAGCAATTGTGGTATCTGATATAGCAGAGCATGTTGCTGCAAATAAGGATGAGGATTTGCCACcatcattaattatatgtCCTTCAACCCTTGTCGGACACTGGGTCTACGAGATAGAGAAGTTTATTGATCCGTCTCTTTTGACAACACTTCAATACATTGGTTCTGCTCAAGAGCGATCTTCGCTGCGACCACAATTTAGCAAGCACAATGCAATTGTAACATCATATGATGTTGTCCGGAAAGATATTGATCATCTCAAGCAGTTCCTATGGAATTATTGTGTCCTAGATGAAGGACACATTATAAAAAACTCAAAGTCTAAAGTCACAGTTGCTGTGAAACAGATTATGGCTAAGCATCGCCTCATATTGAGTGGAACACCTATCCAG AACAATGTGTTGGATCTTTGGTCTCTTTTTGACTTCCTTATGCCGGGTTTTCTTGGAACGGAAAGACAA TTTCAGGCCACTTATGGGAAGCCTCTGTTAGCAGCCCGGGACCCCAAATGTTCAGCAAAAGATGCAGAAGGAGGGATACTGGCTATGGAAGCATTGCACAAGCAG GTCATGCCTTTCCTTTTGCGCCGTACAAAAGCAGAAGTCTTATCTGATCTGCCAGAGAAGATTATTCAGGACAGATATTGCGACTTGAGCCCTGTACAACTGAAACTGTATGAGCAGTTTTCTGGTTCCCATGTCagaaaagaaatctcaaatatAGTAACAGAAAATGAAGATGCAGCACCGGCTCCCAAGGCATCTTCACATGTTTTCCAG GCCCTTCAGTATTTGCTGAAACTTTGTAGTCATCCGTTACTGGTTGTTGGTGAAAGAATCCCAGAATCACTGCTGCCTGTTCTATCTGAACTTGTTCCTGCAAACTCTGATATCGCTTCAGAGCTTCATAAGCTCTACCATTCGCCTAAACTTGTTGCTCTCCAGGAGATAATGGAAGAGTGTGGAATAGGAGTTGATGCATCCAATTCCGAGGGTGCAATTTCTGTTGGTCAGCACAGAGTTCTGATATTTGCACAACATAAA GCTCTTTTGGACATTATTGAAAAAGACTTGTTTCAAACGCATATGAAAAA TGTTACATATTTGCGTTTGGATGGATCTGTCGAACCTGAGAAACGCTTTGAAATTGTCAAAGCTTTCAACTCTGACCCTACAATTGATGCTCTACTGCTCACAACACATG TTGGTGGCCTTGGTTTGAACTTGACATCCGCTGATACCCTTGTTTTCATGGAGCATGACTGGAATCCCATGAGAGATCACCAG GCAATGGACAGAGCTCACAGGTTAGGCCAGCGGAAAGTTGTGAATGTCCACCGTCTTATCATGCGAGGCACCTTAGAGGAGAAGGTGATGAGTCTCCAAAAGTTCAAAGTGTCAGTAGCTAATACTGTGATAAATGCAGATAACGCCAGCATGAACACAATGAACACAGATCAGTTACTTGATCTATTCACTTCAGCCGAAGGCCAAAAG GGAACACGAGCCTCTAAATCATCAAAGGCAGGTGCCGATGAAGCAAAAATGCCCGGCAGGGGCAAGGGACTAAAGTCAATTCTTGGCGGGCTAGAAGAACTGTGGGACCAATCACAATACACTGAAGAATACAATCTGAACCAATTTTTGGCAAAGCTAAATGGCTGA